The Clostridia bacterium DNA segment TTGCAAGTAGAGCTAAGAGTAAGGAAGGTAAATTGCAGGTTGAATTGGCTCAGTTAAAGAGTCTTTTGCCCAAACTTTCAGGACAGGGCACTTCTTTATCCAGGCTAGGTGGAGGTATTGGTACTAGGGGTCCTGGAGAGACAAAACTAGAGGTAGATAAGCGACTTATCCGTAAAAGAATAAATATTCTTGAAAAACAATTGGACCTTGTTCTCAAAGCGAGGGAACATCGTTCAACAGGGAAAAAGGAGTTTTATCAAGTAGCATTAGTAGGCTATACAAATGCCGGAAAGTCTACCTTGATGAACCTTATGGCAGATGAGACGCAAAAAGCTCAAGATTTACTTTTTGCTACCCTCGATCCTGTAACTCGTAAAGTCTGCACTAAAAAGCATGGCTGTTTTCTTTTATCAGATACAGTCGGCTTTATTCATAAGCTACCACATGATTTAATAGCCGCTTTTCGAGCAACCTTAGATGAGGTCCAAAGTGCGGATTTGCTTCTTCATGTAGTAGACGGATCCAATGCGGAATGTATGCATCAGATTCGTTCAGTATTATCCGTTCTGAATGAATTGGAGGTGGAAGAAAAACCTCAAATTGTAGTTTTGAATAAGATTGACGCCATAACGAAGCAGGAAGTAGAGGCGCTAAAGCTACTCATACCGAAAGCAATACCGATTTCTTGTCGTAATCGAACGAATATTGACGTGCTTATGGCTGCTATTGAAGAACACTTGGATACAGGTAGAGTAGATGCGGTTGTTACCTTACCCTATGATATGGGAGAACGTCTACCAGAAATATTTGATTTGGCTCAAGATGCAAAGGTCGAATATGTGGAAAATGGATACTGTATTACAGGCAGATTTTTGGCAGACCGGATTGAACGCTTACGTAGCCAGGGGATAAGAATCAAAAGGAGAGAAAGAGCAGATGAGCATACGCCTGCAGATAAGAAAGAATGAAGTGGAACGTTATAAAAAAGGGTATCCACTTCTTACGAAAGAGGCACTAGCGCGTGATAGTAGGAACATGGTTGAAGGAGAATTATTCGAACTATATGATGGAAATAAGTGGATGGCTCGAGGTTATATAGGTTACCAAAATAAGGGGCTAGGATGGATTCTTAGCTTGCAGGAAGAAGAAAAGATTGATAAAGAATTTTTCTTTCGCAAGCTTGGGGAAGCACTAGCAAAAAGAGAAGGACGTTTTGTTTCGGATGAAACCAATTGCTACCGTTTTTTCAACGGTGAAGGTGATGGGATTGGTGGAATGCAGATTGACTGTCTAGATGGTTATTATGTATTCCATTGGTATAGCAAGGGAATCTATCAATATAGAGAGACTATCCTTGAGGCATTTTGTGAGCTCATGGACTACAGAGGAATCTATGAGAAACGTCGCTTTAAAGAAAAAGGAAAATATTTAGAAGGCAATGACTTCGTCAGAGGAGAACGTCATTCAGATGAGTTTTTTGTAAAGGAAAACAAAGTGCGGTACAGGGTCAATTTGGATGATGGTGCAATGTACGGTATTTTTTTGGATCAACGAGAGGTAAGAAGGGCTCTTATAGAGCGGTATGCGCGTGGTAGAGCGGTTTTAAACACCTTCTCCTATACAGGTGCCTTTTCAGTAGCAGCGAAGGCTGGAGGCGCCACAAAAACGGTCTCGGTAGACCTGGCGAATCGTAGTAGGTCCATGACGGAAGATAATTTTCGTTTGAATGCAATCGATCTTTCGGAAGAAACAATTATTGTTGAAGATATTTACAACTATTTTCGTTATGCAAAAAAGAAACAGTTGCTTTTCGATATGATTATCCTAGACCCGCCGAGTTTTTCTAGGTCAAAAAAGAAAATATTTCAAGCTGAAAAAGACTATCAAGAACTAATTGAAATGGCCATTGCGGTGGCGGGTAAGGATGCAATTCTGATTTTATCCACCAATTGTTCTACGCTTAAATTGGGTAAATTTCGTCAATTTGCAAGTCAGGCCTTTAAAAAAAGTGGTAGAAGATACCGGATTGTTGAAGAATTTCGGAACCCAGAAGATTTTTCACCAATGCCTGCTTATCCAGAGAGCAACTATTTGAAAGTAATGATTGTCGAGGTGAACTGACTTGGAAGATAAACTAATAATGCTGGCAGAAATAGCAGAAAGACTTCATAGTGGAAACATAGAATTTGGGATTGGCTCATCAATGCTACTGTATCTAAATGGTTTAGTAGATGAAGCGAGAGATATTGATTTATTCATTAATGAAGAATCCACCGATAAAGTACGTGCACTTCTTAGGCATTTGGGTGAAATACGACTAAAACCAGGGAAAAAACTCTATACGAGTAGATCTTTTTTCACACTTATTACTGAAAAGGTAGACGT contains these protein-coding regions:
- the hflX gene encoding GTPase HflX, producing MQQEVIGALDTVRKVDIEQMNNWIGLKMDPHLLIGKELALEMVAMSYRLQKEIAIYINRRGMVLTVVMGNKRDAIVPPDLESSAGDLRCIHTHPNASSQLSELDLSVLEKFDLGLISAIGLNDKGEITGISIAYQSEDGLQYKSYQSFESVSDEDVLPMLEANHRLQRMQNGVSKEIVVKERALLIGVMTAGDLRENPSLEELKELSRTAGLEVLAEIYQKRESSAAGSYLGRGKLDEVRQEIQKHNINVVVADDELTPRQQKHLEESLGIKVIDRAILILDIFASRAKSKEGKLQVELAQLKSLLPKLSGQGTSLSRLGGGIGTRGPGETKLEVDKRLIRKRINILEKQLDLVLKAREHRSTGKKEFYQVALVGYTNAGKSTLMNLMADETQKAQDLLFATLDPVTRKVCTKKHGCFLLSDTVGFIHKLPHDLIAAFRATLDEVQSADLLLHVVDGSNAECMHQIRSVLSVLNELEVEEKPQIVVLNKIDAITKQEVEALKLLIPKAIPISCRNRTNIDVLMAAIEEHLDTGRVDAVVTLPYDMGERLPEIFDLAQDAKVEYVENGYCITGRFLADRIERLRSQGIRIKRRERADEHTPADKKE
- a CDS encoding class I SAM-dependent rRNA methyltransferase, coding for MSIRLQIRKNEVERYKKGYPLLTKEALARDSRNMVEGELFELYDGNKWMARGYIGYQNKGLGWILSLQEEEKIDKEFFFRKLGEALAKREGRFVSDETNCYRFFNGEGDGIGGMQIDCLDGYYVFHWYSKGIYQYRETILEAFCELMDYRGIYEKRRFKEKGKYLEGNDFVRGERHSDEFFVKENKVRYRVNLDDGAMYGIFLDQREVRRALIERYARGRAVLNTFSYTGAFSVAAKAGGATKTVSVDLANRSRSMTEDNFRLNAIDLSEETIIVEDIYNYFRYAKKKQLLFDMIILDPPSFSRSKKKIFQAEKDYQELIEMAIAVAGKDAILILSTNCSTLKLGKFRQFASQAFKKSGRRYRIVEEFRNPEDFSPMPAYPESNYLKVMIVEVN